In a genomic window of Methanogenium sp. S4BF:
- a CDS encoding 4Fe-4S dicluster domain-containing protein, with protein sequence MENGRKLLMITPEKCISCGTCELACSLAHEGEFRPSKSRISVYRFEMGVTIPMTCFQCDSPACVAACRTGALVKDTESGIVNIKSERCIGCRMCEMACPFGNIAYNAVTKTPMKCDLCGGDPECAKYCPTHAIEYVPADAAVTKKKFDFSAKIAAAIGEGNI encoded by the coding sequence ATGGAAAATGGCAGAAAACTGCTGATGATTACACCTGAGAAATGCATCAGCTGCGGAACGTGTGAACTGGCCTGTTCCCTCGCCCATGAAGGGGAGTTCAGACCTTCCAAATCAAGAATATCAGTATATCGGTTTGAGATGGGAGTTACCATCCCGATGACCTGCTTCCAGTGCGACAGCCCTGCCTGCGTCGCTGCGTGCAGGACTGGTGCACTGGTAAAGGATACTGAGAGCGGGATTGTCAATATAAAAAGCGAACGCTGCATCGGATGCAGAATGTGCGAGATGGCCTGCCCGTTCGGAAATATTGCATATAATGCGGTCACAAAGACGCCAATGAAATGTGATCTCTGCGGCGGCGACCCCGAATGTGCGAAATACTGTCCGACCCATGCCATTGAGTATGTACCTGCAGATGCGGCAGTGACCAAAAAGAAGTTTGATTTTTCAGCAAAAATTGCTGCAGCAATCGGGGAGGGAAATATATAA
- a CDS encoding 2Fe-2S iron-sulfur cluster-binding protein, translating to MSEMIEVTIDGKKITVEKGTKILAAAHELGIHIPTLCHHEGLPPDGNCRLCQVEVVERGKRKLAVACMFPVRGPMEILTDTERVMDARRSVIRLHLNRCPQAVILQNLAREYGIEPLDERFVAEHDDLCIRCGRCVRACAALGNNCLSFAGRGWDRTIVPPFGEPPVGCVGCASCAEVCPTGAIQVREEGNIREIWGREFRLVRCPSCGEYFATEEQLEKAEPCGAGIPDLCPRCRKRDEAQRIRNC from the coding sequence ATGAGTGAGATGATTGAGGTAACCATTGACGGTAAGAAAATAACGGTGGAGAAAGGCACAAAAATCCTTGCAGCGGCACATGAACTTGGCATTCATATCCCCACGCTCTGCCATCATGAGGGGCTGCCCCCGGACGGCAACTGTCGCCTCTGTCAGGTGGAAGTAGTTGAGCGGGGGAAGCGAAAGCTGGCGGTCGCCTGTATGTTTCCGGTCCGCGGTCCTATGGAGATACTGACTGATACGGAACGGGTGATGGATGCACGTCGATCAGTGATCCGTCTTCACCTTAACCGGTGCCCGCAGGCAGTCATTCTGCAGAACCTTGCGCGGGAGTATGGCATTGAGCCGCTGGATGAACGATTTGTCGCAGAGCATGATGATCTCTGTATCCGGTGCGGCCGCTGTGTCCGCGCCTGCGCAGCACTCGGGAATAACTGCCTTAGTTTTGCAGGGCGGGGGTGGGACCGAACCATTGTACCCCCGTTTGGCGAACCTCCGGTAGGGTGTGTCGGATGTGCCTCCTGTGCCGAGGTATGCCCGACAGGAGCGATTCAGGTCCGTGAAGAGGGGAATATCCGTGAAATCTGGGGGCGTGAATTCAGGCTTGTCCGGTGTCCGTCCTGCGGGGAGTATTTTGCAACAGAAGAACAGCTTGAGAAGGCAGAACCGTGTGGGGCAGGAATCCCTGACCTCTGCCCGCGGTGCCGGAAACGTGATGAGGCACAGCGCATCAGAAACTGCTGA
- a CDS encoding transcriptional regulator, protein MSYERLLQRVTSILIMAGYAVSERCGMRPRSFDLIARRDDEILIIRAVVHIDSMSEEIAHELAAIAHFLKGKPLVVGEKARDAELERGAVYLRYGIVSTSAMTLYDLFVEEIPPLVYAQPGGLYVNINGELLRTLREECNMSLGDLASALGVSRRTISKYESGMGTTLDIACRMEEIFDTALVEAIDPLSHPNPFEDGNEERSAEILPGFGRIGVEYFSTRNAPFEGLAFYGDDTILTSYGPAQKVMRRAALIANLSNITNSRAVCVIKGYNKQKRIGIALIIGESKFDSLESGSDLINLIDD, encoded by the coding sequence ATGTCATATGAACGGTTACTCCAGAGGGTCACAAGCATTCTCATTATGGCAGGATATGCCGTATCTGAACGATGCGGGATGCGTCCGCGGAGTTTTGACCTGATTGCCCGGCGGGACGATGAAATCCTTATCATCAGGGCAGTGGTGCACATCGACAGCATGAGTGAGGAGATTGCCCATGAACTGGCAGCGATAGCGCACTTCCTCAAGGGGAAGCCGCTTGTTGTCGGTGAAAAGGCCCGGGATGCCGAACTCGAGCGGGGTGCGGTATATCTCCGGTACGGTATTGTCTCCACCAGTGCAATGACGCTGTATGATCTGTTTGTTGAAGAGATCCCCCCGCTCGTCTACGCACAACCCGGCGGCCTGTATGTGAATATCAATGGTGAGCTTCTCCGGACACTGCGGGAAGAATGCAATATGTCACTGGGTGATCTCGCCTCTGCTCTCGGAGTCTCGCGGAGGACCATATCAAAGTATGAAAGCGGGATGGGCACGACCCTTGATATTGCCTGCCGGATGGAAGAGATCTTTGATACAGCACTCGTTGAGGCCATTGACCCCTTATCTCATCCAAATCCGTTTGAAGACGGGAATGAAGAGCGTTCTGCAGAAATCCTCCCCGGCTTTGGGCGTATTGGGGTGGAATACTTCAGTACACGCAATGCGCCCTTTGAGGGTCTTGCGTTCTATGGCGATGATACGATTCTCACCAGTTACGGTCCTGCGCAGAAAGTGATGCGGCGTGCGGCGCTTATCGCCAATCTCTCAAATATTACCAATTCACGTGCGGTGTGCGTTATAAAAGGATACAACAAACAAAAGAGAATTGGCATTGCCCTGATCATCGGAGAGTCGAAATTCGATTCCCTTGAATCAGGATCTGACCTCATAAATCTGATCGACGATTGA
- a CDS encoding NADH-ubiquinone oxidoreductase-F iron-sulfur binding region domain-containing protein gives MKLNSPQALEEYCASLSPKGGGATVRVRVCAGTGCLASGSQAVYEAFVREAEQCGMAIGVDFAADTTGCHGFCENGPIVQVDPVNIFYQHVTPDDVPEIFAKTVVGGETVERLLYRDAATKNLYRSEEEIPFYAYQQRIVLQRTGHIDPTDINDYIREGGYAGLAKALSMAPSEVVNEVIRSGLRGRGGGGFPTGKKWESARIALSENKYVVANGDEGDPGAFMNRSLMEGDPHSIIEGMIIGAWAVGSGNGHIYVRDEYPLAVSHLRRAISEAQRLGLLGTNILGSGFDFDIEISRGGGAFVCGESTALMSSIEGMPGVPRVKYIRSTEKGLWDAPALLNNVETWSDIPRIILNGAEWYAGIGTGNNSGTKVFSLVGKIKNSGLVEVPLGTPLRRIIFDIGGGVMNNRQFKAVQTGGPSGGCLPASKLDTPVDFDHLKEAGAMMGSGGLIVMDDHTCMVNVAQYFIDFLVGECCGKCAPCREGLRAMQVLLHGLTSGNARPGDTALLRDIAESVRDTALCGLGQTAANPVLSTMAFFMEEYEEHEKEGFCRAGVCSGLYGVTIDPETCTGCGMCARVCPADAISGGKKQVHVVNQAACITCGSCVDACRFNAILIERRNSDE, from the coding sequence ATGAAATTAAATAGCCCTCAGGCACTGGAGGAATATTGTGCTTCACTCTCGCCAAAAGGGGGTGGCGCCACTGTTCGTGTCCGTGTCTGTGCGGGTACAGGCTGCCTTGCAAGCGGAAGTCAGGCAGTTTATGAAGCATTTGTCAGAGAGGCAGAACAGTGTGGGATGGCAATTGGTGTTGATTTTGCGGCTGATACCACCGGGTGCCATGGATTCTGTGAAAACGGACCGATCGTGCAGGTAGACCCTGTGAATATCTTTTATCAGCATGTCACACCGGACGACGTTCCGGAGATCTTTGCAAAGACGGTTGTTGGTGGTGAAACCGTGGAGCGTCTGCTCTACCGTGATGCCGCCACCAAAAATCTGTACCGGAGTGAAGAGGAAATTCCCTTCTACGCTTACCAGCAGAGAATTGTCCTTCAGCGGACTGGTCACATCGACCCAACTGACATCAATGACTATATCCGTGAGGGTGGCTACGCTGGCCTCGCGAAAGCACTCTCTATGGCACCATCGGAGGTTGTGAATGAAGTCATCCGCTCCGGTCTCAGGGGACGGGGCGGTGGTGGTTTCCCGACCGGGAAGAAATGGGAGTCTGCCCGGATTGCATTGTCAGAAAATAAATATGTAGTTGCAAACGGGGATGAGGGTGACCCCGGTGCCTTCATGAACCGCAGTCTTATGGAAGGAGACCCTCACAGCATCATTGAAGGGATGATCATTGGTGCCTGGGCTGTCGGGTCCGGGAATGGGCATATCTATGTCCGTGATGAGTATCCCCTCGCTGTCTCCCATCTCAGACGGGCGATTAGTGAGGCACAGCGTCTTGGCCTGCTGGGCACGAATATTCTCGGAAGCGGGTTTGATTTTGATATCGAGATCAGCCGTGGCGGCGGTGCCTTTGTCTGTGGTGAATCAACGGCCCTGATGTCATCCATCGAAGGGATGCCTGGCGTCCCGCGGGTGAAATACATCCGCTCCACAGAGAAAGGTCTCTGGGATGCTCCGGCTCTGCTCAATAATGTTGAGACCTGGTCTGACATCCCCCGCATCATTCTCAATGGTGCAGAATGGTATGCGGGAATCGGGACCGGGAACAACAGCGGGACCAAGGTCTTCTCGCTTGTCGGGAAGATTAAAAACAGCGGACTCGTTGAAGTGCCACTGGGGACTCCTCTTCGCCGCATCATATTCGATATCGGAGGTGGTGTGATGAATAACCGTCAATTCAAGGCGGTGCAGACCGGCGGCCCCTCAGGAGGGTGTCTGCCTGCATCAAAACTGGATACCCCGGTTGACTTTGACCACCTGAAAGAGGCGGGGGCTATGATGGGGTCGGGGGGCCTCATTGTCATGGACGATCACACCTGCATGGTCAATGTAGCCCAGTATTTCATTGATTTCCTTGTCGGGGAGTGCTGCGGTAAATGTGCTCCCTGCCGTGAGGGGCTGCGTGCCATGCAGGTGCTTCTTCACGGTCTGACTTCAGGAAACGCACGTCCGGGAGACACGGCTCTCCTGCGGGATATCGCTGAGTCTGTGCGTGACACGGCACTTTGTGGTCTGGGCCAGACAGCAGCCAACCCGGTGCTCTCGACGATGGCGTTTTTTATGGAAGAGTATGAGGAACACGAGAAGGAGGGATTCTGCCGTGCAGGAGTTTGTTCGGGACTTTATGGAGTTACCATTGACCCGGAGACCTGCACCGGCTGCGGGATGTGTGCACGGGTGTGTCCCGCAGATGCCATATCCGGAGGGAAGAAGCAGGTTCATGTGGTAAACCAGGCAGCCTGCATCACCTGTGGGTCTTGTGTGGATGCCTGCAGATTTAATGCCATTCTGATTGAACGGAGGAACAGCGATGAGTGA
- the thsA gene encoding thermosome subunit alpha, which yields MAANLGGQPIFILKEGSQRTRGRDAQSSNIAAAKAVAGAVRTTLGPKGMDKMLVDTIGDVVITNDGVTILKEMDIEHPAAKMMVEVAKTQDDEVGDGTTTAVVVAGELLKRAEDLLEQDVHPTVIAHGYRLAADKAQELIKDIAIDVKADDIEMLTKIADTAMTGKGAEAAKEKLCELVVRAVTMVADEDNTVDTDFIKIEKKVGGTIDDSEIIEGVVIDKERVHPGMPKLVENAKILLLNAPVEYKKTEVDAEISITSPDQLQMFLDEEEKMIRAIVDKVIRSGANVLVCQKGIDDIAQHYLAKSGVLAIRRVKKSDMTKLSRATGASVVSSIDAIEESELGAAGRVEEKKVSGEEMVFVTECVNPKAVTLIVRGGTEHVVDELDRALEDALRVVAVAVEDKKFVAGGGAPEIELSLRLREYAATVGGRAQLAIEAFAAALEIIPRTLAENAGLDPIDMLVELRSAHETGHKTAGLDVFAAKPADMLAAGVIEPMRVKTQAIASAAEAAVMILRIDDVIASSGKGGPSPEEMAAMGGMGGMGGMGGMPGMM from the coding sequence ATGGCAGCAAATCTTGGAGGCCAGCCAATTTTCATTCTGAAAGAAGGCAGCCAGAGAACCCGTGGCCGCGATGCACAGAGCTCTAACATCGCAGCCGCAAAGGCCGTTGCAGGCGCAGTACGGACCACACTCGGTCCAAAAGGCATGGACAAAATGCTTGTTGACACTATCGGTGATGTCGTCATCACCAACGATGGTGTGACCATCCTGAAAGAGATGGACATCGAGCACCCGGCAGCAAAGATGATGGTTGAAGTCGCAAAGACCCAGGACGATGAGGTCGGCGACGGAACAACAACCGCAGTTGTCGTTGCAGGAGAACTCCTGAAGCGGGCAGAGGACCTCCTCGAGCAGGATGTCCACCCCACCGTCATTGCACACGGATACCGTCTTGCAGCAGACAAGGCACAGGAACTGATCAAAGACATCGCAATCGATGTGAAGGCTGACGATATTGAGATGCTCACCAAGATTGCTGACACCGCAATGACCGGCAAGGGTGCAGAAGCCGCAAAGGAGAAACTCTGTGAACTCGTCGTCCGTGCGGTCACCATGGTCGCTGACGAGGACAACACCGTTGACACCGACTTCATCAAGATCGAGAAGAAGGTCGGCGGCACTATCGATGACTCTGAGATCATCGAGGGTGTTGTGATTGACAAGGAGCGTGTCCACCCCGGCATGCCAAAGCTTGTCGAGAACGCAAAGATCCTCCTCCTCAACGCTCCGGTCGAGTACAAGAAGACCGAAGTAGATGCAGAGATCTCCATCACCAGCCCGGACCAGCTCCAGATGTTCCTGGACGAAGAAGAGAAGATGATCCGTGCAATCGTTGACAAGGTCATCCGCTCCGGTGCAAATGTCCTCGTATGCCAGAAGGGTATCGATGACATCGCACAGCACTACCTTGCAAAGTCAGGTGTGCTCGCTATCCGCCGTGTCAAGAAGTCTGACATGACCAAGCTCTCCCGTGCAACCGGCGCATCCGTCGTCTCTTCCATTGACGCAATTGAAGAGTCTGAACTCGGTGCAGCAGGCCGTGTTGAAGAGAAGAAGGTCTCCGGCGAAGAGATGGTCTTTGTTACCGAGTGCGTTAACCCGAAGGCAGTGACCCTCATTGTCCGCGGTGGCACAGAACACGTTGTCGATGAACTCGACCGTGCACTCGAAGACGCACTCCGTGTCGTTGCTGTTGCAGTGGAAGACAAGAAGTTCGTCGCTGGCGGCGGTGCACCTGAGATTGAGCTGTCCCTGCGTCTCCGTGAGTACGCAGCAACTGTCGGCGGTCGTGCACAGCTTGCAATTGAAGCATTTGCAGCAGCACTTGAGATCATTCCCCGCACCCTTGCAGAGAATGCAGGTCTTGACCCCATTGACATGCTTGTTGAGCTCCGCTCTGCGCATGAAACCGGCCACAAGACCGCAGGTCTTGATGTCTTTGCAGCAAAGCCCGCTGACATGCTGGCTGCAGGTGTCATTGAGCCAATGCGGGTAAAGACCCAGGCAATTGCATCCGCAGCCGAGGCTGCTGTGATGATCCTGCGTATCGACGATGTCATCGCATCATCCGGCAAGGGCGGACCATCACCTGAAGAGATGGCTGCCATGGGCGGAATGGGTGGCATGGGCGGCATGGGCGGAATGCCCGGCATGATGTAA
- a CDS encoding PEGA domain-containing protein, with the protein MPSHHFGLLLLTFLICLSCVIPVTAERAEVVSYYDIYADVNGAAIYFDNEYMGDISKGLLTVCVVSSKTRPYIRVKAVMDGYRTTIAPLPEAAGELQHVSVFLEMTPLIPKTGNLSVSSSPGRAELFVNGEAYGLTPRTLTGLTAGTYSVRLDCPGYKTWSGTAVVSAEETCKIYAYLNKKKEFGTLSVSSSPTGAEIYLDGWRYGTTPMTAGGISAGPHILEIKKDGYIGFVRSITITGSSVTPVSFPLISIEEQENMPGTLSLTSTPEGAMVYIDSVSHGVTPLTVSGLTPGVHQLRLMSAGYQDYQGTVVLAPGEKRAPDITMQPPPEPEYLPASIFPAILALLSATLFAACGRCHKKKN; encoded by the coding sequence ATGCCATCTCACCACTTTGGTCTGCTGCTTCTCACGTTCCTGATATGCCTGTCCTGTGTCATCCCGGTAACAGCGGAACGGGCAGAGGTGGTTTCCTACTATGATATCTATGCAGACGTGAACGGGGCCGCCATCTATTTTGACAATGAATACATGGGAGACATCTCAAAAGGATTATTAACCGTTTGCGTCGTGTCTTCCAAGACCCGGCCCTACATCAGGGTCAAAGCCGTAATGGATGGGTACAGGACCACTATAGCACCTCTTCCGGAGGCAGCCGGTGAACTGCAGCATGTGTCCGTCTTTCTGGAGATGACACCTTTGATACCAAAAACCGGCAACCTCTCCGTATCATCATCACCCGGACGGGCAGAACTCTTCGTCAACGGTGAGGCATATGGACTTACCCCCCGGACACTGACGGGATTAACAGCCGGGACATATTCGGTACGGCTTGACTGCCCGGGGTATAAGACGTGGTCAGGAACCGCTGTCGTTTCAGCAGAAGAGACCTGTAAAATATATGCGTACCTCAATAAGAAGAAGGAATTTGGCACCCTGTCTGTCAGCTCATCACCGACAGGTGCAGAGATCTACCTGGATGGATGGCGATATGGTACAACGCCCATGACGGCGGGGGGCATATCTGCAGGTCCACACATCCTAGAAATTAAAAAGGATGGTTACATCGGTTTCGTCAGATCCATCACTATTACAGGCAGCTCGGTAACACCGGTATCATTCCCTCTCATATCAATCGAAGAGCAGGAAAATATGCCAGGAACCCTTTCACTTACATCAACCCCTGAAGGAGCGATGGTATACATTGACTCCGTGAGCCACGGAGTCACACCACTCACGGTAAGCGGCCTGACCCCCGGTGTACACCAACTGAGACTGATGTCTGCAGGATATCAGGATTATCAGGGAACAGTCGTACTCGCACCCGGAGAGAAGCGGGCACCTGATATTACGATGCAGCCCCCCCCGGAGCCTGAATATTTACCCGCATCCATTTTCCCTGCGATTCTGGCACTGCTTTCAGCCACCCTGTTCGCCGCCTGCGGCAGGTGTCATAAAAAGAAAAACTGA
- a CDS encoding tRNA(Ile)(2)-agmatinylcytidine synthase, translated as MRIGIDDTDSPAGMCTTYLGAVLIHRLKEAGISVTGQRLIRLNPNVIYKTRGNAAICIEAKGDTDAAFRIAAACIDELAEFDEEKTNPGLVVAETRLPVSFYLQAVTGFCTTEEAEAVCRAAGARVRKWKNGRGIIGATAACAAEQDDMTSEILAYRDPNDKGERTVDRESLFRAEEETFPHTWDTVDTANDCIVCFPHTPDPVIFGIRGESPEWVKKARSYVKSQEPVIEIIYRTNQGTDAHLLEGDIASLVDGCSYRLTGVVADTPETGRGGHVSFLITDPSGVVRCMAYEPTKGFRDIIRALAPGDEITICGSYKNGSINLEKLHVISCAEIIRQRPPLCPSCGKRMKSDGVNKGWKCRRCKTRAEEPEIIHEPRTVSPGWYEVPPSARRHLAKPLCRDVPPE; from the coding sequence ATGCGCATTGGCATTGATGACACGGACTCTCCGGCAGGAATGTGTACGACCTATCTCGGAGCTGTGCTGATACACCGGCTCAAAGAGGCAGGAATCAGCGTAACCGGCCAGCGTCTCATCCGCCTGAATCCGAATGTAATATATAAAACCCGGGGAAACGCAGCCATCTGTATTGAGGCAAAGGGAGACACAGACGCGGCATTCCGGATTGCAGCGGCATGTATTGATGAATTGGCTGAATTCGATGAGGAAAAGACTAATCCCGGCCTCGTTGTAGCCGAAACAAGACTTCCGGTCTCGTTTTACCTGCAGGCAGTCACCGGATTCTGCACCACGGAAGAAGCAGAGGCAGTCTGCCGTGCCGCAGGGGCACGAGTCAGAAAATGGAAGAACGGCAGGGGGATCATCGGGGCGACTGCTGCTTGTGCAGCAGAACAGGACGATATGACCTCGGAAATTCTCGCATACCGTGATCCAAACGACAAAGGGGAACGGACCGTTGATAGAGAGAGTCTCTTCCGCGCAGAAGAAGAGACCTTCCCCCATACCTGGGACACGGTGGACACCGCGAATGACTGTATCGTCTGTTTTCCCCACACCCCTGACCCGGTCATCTTCGGCATTCGCGGGGAGTCACCCGAATGGGTAAAAAAAGCCCGCAGCTATGTTAAGTCCCAGGAACCGGTGATCGAGATCATCTATCGGACCAACCAGGGAACCGATGCACACCTGCTGGAGGGAGATATCGCATCTCTTGTTGATGGATGCTCATACCGCCTCACCGGGGTTGTTGCTGATACGCCGGAAACAGGACGCGGCGGGCATGTCTCATTCCTTATAACAGACCCCTCCGGAGTGGTCCGGTGTATGGCATACGAACCGACAAAAGGGTTCCGGGACATCATCAGGGCCCTTGCACCAGGTGATGAGATCACCATCTGCGGCAGTTACAAGAACGGAAGCATCAACCTTGAAAAGCTTCACGTAATCAGCTGTGCAGAGATTATCCGGCAGCGTCCGCCTCTTTGCCCCTCCTGCGGGAAGAGAATGAAGAGTGACGGTGTCAATAAGGGATGGAAATGCCGCCGGTGCAAAACACGGGCAGAGGAACCGGAGATCATCCATGAGCCGCGGACCGTTTCACCCGGCTGGTATGAAGTGCCCCCGTCCGCACGCCGCCACCTGGCAAAGCCGCTCTGCCGTGATGTTCCGCCAGAGTAA
- the nuoE gene encoding NADH-quinone oxidoreductase subunit NuoE has product MITSYPADPRYLLAILQDIQQKEHYISVDVMRSVASHLDVPESRVYSVATFYKALSLVPLGKYVIKICNGTACHIRGSPEVLKAFEKELGIRNGETTADGMFTLQTVNCLGACALAPVVTVNDRVYGKVMVKDVPDIIQEVREDEIK; this is encoded by the coding sequence ATAATCACATCATATCCTGCAGATCCCCGTTATCTGCTTGCCATACTGCAGGATATACAGCAGAAAGAGCATTATATCTCCGTGGATGTGATGCGGTCGGTTGCCAGCCACCTTGATGTCCCTGAAAGCCGTGTCTACAGTGTTGCCACGTTCTATAAAGCCCTCAGCCTTGTTCCTCTTGGAAAGTATGTAATTAAAATCTGCAACGGGACGGCATGCCATATCAGGGGATCACCTGAAGTGCTGAAGGCCTTTGAGAAGGAGCTTGGCATCAGAAACGGAGAGACCACCGCAGATGGCATGTTCACCCTGCAGACGGTAAATTGTCTGGGGGCCTGTGCACTTGCACCGGTAGTGACCGTGAACGATCGTGTCTATGGAAAAGTCATGGTGAAAGATGTCCCTGACATCATTCAGGAGGTCAGAGAAGATGAAATTAAATAG
- a CDS encoding aldehyde ferredoxin oxidoreductase family protein, with protein sequence MYGWTGTVLRINLTEGTVRKEPLRTDDANRYIGGRGLGTKYFMDEVDPKIDALGPENKLIYATGPLTGTMGISTGRHDILAKGPLNDTLASSNSGGYFGPEIKYAGYDMIIFEGTSEKPVYVFIYNGSVEIRDAAHLWGKTVLETTDLLLAETDPDAKVSCIGPAGENLVRFAAIINDKHRAAGRTGIGAVMGSKNLKALVVRGTGGIKVADKVGFIKAIQDGRSKISANPVTSGGLPAFGTNVLVNIINEVGGFPTRNWQEAYFPEAESISGETQAKENLVRGKGCAGCVVGCGRVEKAHGTFKSSGEGPEYETTWAFGSDCGVTDVNAVLKANFLCNELGLDTISMGSTIACAMELFEKGIIDHTATGTDLRFGNAVAMVEMVTATAYRIGFGDALAEGSYRLADSYGHPELSMTVKKQEMPAYDPRAIQGIGLEYATSNRGGCHVRGYTISPEVLGLPMKMDPATTEGKPNILKIFQDLTASLSASGTCLFTSFAIGGDDIAAELTAATGVTYTADDVMTIGERIYNLERLFIMKAGYTGADDTLPPRLLNEPIPAGPSKGTVSHLSEMLPVYYGERGWDDIGVPTPEKLEELGISAYAL encoded by the coding sequence ATGTACGGATGGACAGGCACGGTGCTGCGTATCAATCTCACCGAAGGTACGGTACGCAAAGAACCGCTGCGAACGGATGATGCAAACCGGTATATCGGAGGCCGCGGCCTTGGCACCAAATACTTTATGGATGAAGTGGACCCGAAAATCGACGCACTGGGGCCGGAGAACAAACTGATCTATGCTACCGGCCCTCTGACCGGCACAATGGGCATCTCAACCGGCCGGCATGACATCCTTGCAAAGGGACCGCTGAACGATACCCTTGCCTCCTCCAATTCCGGCGGCTACTTTGGCCCGGAGATCAAGTATGCCGGCTATGACATGATTATATTTGAAGGAACGTCCGAGAAGCCGGTCTATGTCTTCATTTACAACGGAAGTGTTGAAATACGGGATGCCGCGCACCTCTGGGGGAAAACGGTACTGGAGACAACAGATCTTCTGCTCGCAGAGACAGACCCTGATGCCAAGGTCAGCTGTATCGGGCCTGCAGGAGAGAATCTGGTCCGTTTTGCCGCCATAATCAACGATAAGCATCGTGCTGCCGGGCGGACCGGAATTGGTGCGGTAATGGGTTCAAAGAACCTCAAGGCACTGGTAGTCCGCGGCACCGGCGGGATTAAGGTTGCAGATAAAGTGGGCTTTATCAAAGCCATTCAGGATGGCCGCTCCAAAATATCTGCAAATCCGGTTACATCAGGTGGTCTTCCCGCCTTCGGGACGAATGTCCTCGTCAATATCATCAATGAAGTGGGAGGATTCCCCACCCGCAACTGGCAGGAGGCATACTTCCCCGAAGCGGAAAGTATCAGCGGTGAAACCCAGGCAAAGGAGAATCTCGTACGCGGAAAGGGGTGCGCGGGATGTGTTGTCGGCTGCGGACGTGTTGAGAAGGCCCATGGCACATTTAAATCTTCAGGCGAAGGTCCGGAGTACGAGACCACATGGGCATTCGGATCCGACTGCGGCGTAACTGATGTTAATGCAGTGCTAAAGGCGAACTTCCTTTGCAATGAACTGGGGCTTGACACCATATCTATGGGCAGCACCATCGCCTGTGCGATGGAACTCTTTGAGAAGGGAATCATCGACCATACGGCCACCGGCACTGACCTGCGGTTCGGAAACGCGGTTGCGATGGTCGAGATGGTCACGGCGACAGCCTACCGGATCGGATTTGGGGATGCACTCGCCGAAGGGTCATACCGCTTGGCGGACTCGTATGGCCACCCGGAACTGTCGATGACGGTGAAAAAACAGGAGATGCCTGCCTATGACCCACGTGCCATTCAGGGAATCGGGCTGGAGTACGCCACTTCAAATCGCGGCGGCTGCCACGTGAGGGGATATACGATATCCCCGGAGGTGCTTGGCCTTCCGATGAAGATGGACCCGGCGACAACCGAGGGAAAACCCAACATTCTGAAGATATTTCAGGATTTGACCGCGTCACTCTCTGCATCAGGCACCTGCCTGTTCACTTCGTTTGCAATCGGCGGTGATGACATTGCAGCTGAACTTACCGCAGCAACCGGCGTCACCTATACGGCAGATGATGTCATGACAATTGGTGAGCGGATCTATAATCTGGAACGTCTCTTCATCATGAAGGCAGGCTATACCGGGGCAGACGACACCCTTCCGCCACGCCTTCTGAATGAGCCCATTCCGGCAGGCCCTTCTAAGGGAACGGTAAGCCACCTCAGTGAGATGCTGCCCGTATACTACGGGGAACGCGGCTGGGATGATATCGGCGTGCCTACTCCGGAAAAACTCGAAGAGCTGGGTATTTCTGCCTATGCTCTCTAA